One window of the Hyperolius riggenbachi isolate aHypRig1 chromosome 5, aHypRig1.pri, whole genome shotgun sequence genome contains the following:
- the LOC137518563 gene encoding golgin subfamily A member 6-like protein 2: protein MADVSPGDGVEGAGVAEVSPGDGVEGAGRADVSPGDGVEGAGVADVSPGDGVEGAGVADVSPGDGVEGAGVADVSPGDGVEGAGRADVSPGDGAEGAGAADVSPGDGVEGAGMADVSPGDGVEGAGVAEVSPGDGVEGAGRADVSPGDGVEGAGMADVSPGDGVEGAGRADVSPGDGAEGAGVADVSPGDGVEGAGMADVSPGDGVEGAGVAEVSPGDGVEGAGRADVSPGDGIEGAGMADVSPGDGVEGAGRADVSPGDGAEGAGVADVSPGDGVEGAGMADVSPGDGVEGAGVAEVSPGDGVEGAGRADVSPGDGIEGAGMADVSPGDGIEGAGMADVSPGDGVEGAGLAGDWHCPHGARY, encoded by the coding sequence ATGGCAGATGTAAGCCCTGGAGATGGAGTAGAGGGAGCGGGGGTGGCAGAAGTAAGCCCTGGAGATGGAGTAGAGGGAGCTGGGAGGGCAGATGTAAGCCCTGGAGATGGAGTAGAGGGAGCTGGGGTGGCAGATGTAAGCCCTGGAGATGGAGTAGAGGGTGCGGGGGTGGCAGATGTAAGCCCTGGAGATGGAGTAGAGGGTGCGGGGGTGGCAGATGTAAGCCCTGGAGATGGAGTAGAGGGAGCTGGGAGGGCAGATGTAAGCCCTGGAGATGGAGCAGAGGGAGCTGGGGCTGCAGATGTAAGCCCTGGAGATGGAGTAGAGGGTGCGGGGATGGCAGATGTAAGCCCTGGAGATGGAGTAGAGGGAGCGGGGGTGGCAGAAGTAAGCCCTGGAGATGGAGTAGAGGGAGCTGGGAGGGCAGATGTAAGCCCTGGAGATGGAGTAGAGGGTGCGGGGATGGCAGATGTAAGCCCTGGAGATGGAGTAGAGGGAGCTGGGAGGGCAGATGTAAGCCCTGGAGATGGAGCAGAGGGAGCTGGGGTGGCAGATGTAAGCCCTGGAGATGGAGTAGAGGGTGCGGGGATGGCAGATGTAAGCCCTGGAGATGGAGTAGAGGGAGCGGGGGTGGCAGAAGTAAGCCCTGGAGATGGAGTAGAGGGAGCTGGGAGGGCAGATGTAAGCCCTGGAGATGGAATAGAGGGTGCGGGGATGGCAGATGTAAGCCCTGGAGATGGAGTAGAGGGAGCTGGGAGGGCAGATGTAAGCCCTGGAGATGGAGCAGAGGGAGCTGGGGTGGCAGATGTAAGCCCTGGAGATGGAGTAGAGGGTGCGGGGATGGCAGATGTAAGCCCTGGAGATGGAGTAGAGGGAGCGGGGGTGGCAGAAGTAAGCCCTGGAGATGGAGTAGAGGGAGCTGGGAGGGCAGATGTAAGCCCTGGAGATGGAATAGAGGGTGCGGGGATGGCAGATGTAAGCCCTGGAGATGGAATAGAGGGTGCGGGGATGGCAGATGTAAGCCCTGGAGATGGAGTAGAGGGAGCGGGGTTGGCAGGGGACTGGCACTGCCCGCATGGCGCACGTTATTAG